In Streptomyces sp. NBC_00683, the DNA window TCACCGAAGCCGCCCGGGCCGGAGCACGTGGAGCCGTCGTCTGTTCCAACGCCGCCCCCCAGCACCCCATGTGGCAGGACATCCGCCTCCAGCAGGAGTGCAACGCCCTGCTGCGCGACCTAACCGCCCTCTGACACGCCCTAAGCCGTGCGGGCCGCGCGCATGTGCGCGGCCCGCACGGCCCACGCTCACATGTGCCGGTCACTGCTCCTGCTGGAGCGGCGGGTCAGAAGACTCGATCGGCGAAGACGGAGGAAGCAGGCGAAACGGCCGGCGCAATGGCATCGCACCGAGCTATCAGTACCGCACCGTCGAGTGGCTCCGGTTCCTCCAAGCCGATGGCCGCCGTGGTCACGAGGAGATGCTCACCGGTCAGGCAGACACTGGACGGCTGGACGGCAGGCACCGGGACCGCCAGCAGAAGCGTGACATCGGGGGCGTAGCAGCGGATCTGCCCGGCGCCCCAGATCGCGCTCCACAAGCGGCCCGCGGTATCCACCGTCATGCCATCCGGGCGGCCGACCGCGGGCACGTCGTACGCCGTCATGGCACAACCTCTCGGCCCCGCAACCGTGTCGCCACGGGGTGTGTTCGCTCGGGCAGGATCAGCGGATGGCGCTGCCGGGGGCGGCGTCCAGCAGGGCCAGTTCGTCCCGGTGGGGCAGCCCTTCCCAGTCGCCGCTGGAGGCGACGGCGAATGCCGCGGTGGTGGTGGCACGCTGGAGCCTGGCATCGGGATCGAGGGCGTCGATCAGGCCTGACAGGTACCCGGCGCAGAAGGCGTCGCCCGCGCCGACGGTGTCGGTGACCGGCACGGGGCGGGCGGCCGCGTGCACCGGGACCGCCCCGGGGAGGTACAGGTCGGCGCCGTCCGCGCCGCGTTTGACGACGACCTCTCCGATGCCCGCCCCGAACAGGTCCGCGATCAGGTCTGCTTCCCCTCGCTCCGGGGACGTCCCGGGGGCGGCGGAGAGCAGGGGAAGTTCGTCGTCGGACGCGATCACGACATCCACGTAGGGAAGCAGGAGGTGCAGTGCCGTTGTGGCGGCCTCGTGGCTCCACAGCCGCGTGCGGTGGTTGACGTCGAGAGTGACCGTCCAGCCGTGCTCCGCGGCGTACTCGGCAGCGGACCGCACCGCTGCAAGAGGGCCCTCTCCCAGGGCGCAGGTGATGCCGGTCAGGTGCAGGATGCGAGCACCCGCTTCCAGGGCCGGGGTCAGGTCCTCGGGCCGCTGGCGGGAGGCGGCGGAGCCTGAGCGCCAGTAGTGCACCCGCGCCAGGTCGGCGACGCGGCGCTCCCGGAGCATGGCGCCGGTCGGCGCCTCCGGATCCGTCGTGGCGTGGCTGGTCCCGACCCCCTCGCCGCGCAACGTGCGAAGGATCAGTCGGCCCGGCTCGTCCCTGCCGGTGCGTCCGGCCCACGAGACGCGGTGGCCCAGCCGCGCCACGCCCACAGCGACGTTGAACTCGGCCCCCGCCACTGTCGTGCGGGCCGTTCCATCAGCACCTAGCGGCCCATCGGTCTGCAGCGACAACATGGCTTCACCGAAGGTGAGGACTTCCACGGCCGGAGAGTTCACGAGCGGGCCTCCGTACGGCAGACACTCAGGAAGTCCTTCGCCCGCTTCCGCAGGGCGGCCAGGTCGCCGCCGTGAGGGGCGTCACCGGCGAGCGGGCTGCCCACTCCCACGGCCACAGCTCCTGCCGCGAAGTACTCCGCGGCCGCCTGTGCGTCAACGCCGCCGACCGGTACGAACGGCAGGTCGGGGAAGGGGTCGCGCAGGGCGCGGAGATACGCGGGGCCGCCCAGCGAGGCGGGGAACAGCTTGACGGCACTCGCGCCTCCGGTGCTCACCGCGACCGCTTCGGACGGGGTGAGCGCACCCGCCAGCACGGGCAGGTGCCGGGCCACGGCCTCCTCGAACCCACCGCCGAGCGCGGGAGTGACGATCCAGGTCGCGCCCGCTTCCTGGGCACGCCGGGCATCGTCGGCAGTGACGACAGTCCCCGCCCCGATCGCGATGGACGGGTCGACAGCGTTCGCCGCTCGGGAGATGACCGTGAGGGCGTCGACCGTGTTCAGGGAGACCTCGATGAGCCCGATGCCCTCCTCCGCGAGGGCCAGAACGGTGCGCATCGAGGCTTCGGCATCGCGGCCTCGCACGATCGCGACGAGGCGGTCGCGGCGCAGCCGGGTGGTGAATTCGTCTGTTTGCATGTGGGCTTGCTGCTCCATGAGGTGGTGACGTTACGTGTGTGTCCAGTACGGACATCAGGGCGGTACGGCGGCCAGGGCGGTGGCCGGCTGATCACCACTCGGCGAAGGAGCCGTCCGGATGGCGCCAGATCGGACCACGCCAGTCCGGTGTTCTTCCGTCGGCCGCCCGAACGACTCCCTCATCGACCTCGATCCCCAGTCCCGGCCGGGTGGGCCGGTTCAGATGCCCTTCGTCGAAGCGGAAGACCTCTCGGTCGACGACGTAGTCGAGCACCTCGGCACCCGCGTTGTAGTGGATCCCGATGCTCTGTTCCTGGATGAGGAAGTTCGGAACGGAGAAGGCGATCTGAAGGCTGGCGGCGAGGGAGAGCGGCCCCAGGGGGCAGTGCGGGGCCACCAGTACGTCGAAGGTCTCCGCCAGGGCCGCCATCCGACGCACCTCGGAGATGCCGCCGGCATGCGAAAGGTCCGGCTGCAGAACGGCGATACCGGCCTGGAGGGCGGGCAGCGCGTCGGTCCGTGAATAGAGCCGTTCTCCCGTGGCCACGGGGATCGGCGTCGCCTCGACGACATCGCGCAACCGGTGGGTGTGCTCGGGCAGCAGGGGTTCCTCGACGAACAGCGGATTCAGCGGCGCAAGGTGCGGCAGGACCCGGCGGGAGTTCGCCACGTTGAACCGGCCGTGGAAGTCCATGGCGAAGTCGCGGTCGGGACCGAGGACCTCGCGGGCCGTCGCGGCTCGCTGGACGACGGCATCGATGTCACGGGTGCTCGCGATCCGGTTCATCCTGCCGGAGGCGTTCATCTTCACCGCGGTGAACCCGGCCTCCACCTGCGCCTGGACGGCGTCGGCGATCTCCTCCGGTTCGTCTCCGCCCACCCAGCTGTAGGCCCGCACCCGCTCGCGGACCGGCCCGCCAAGGAGCACGTGGACGGGGACCCCCAGCGTCTTGCCGGCGATGTCCCACAGCGCCTGGTCGAGTCCGGCGACGGCGCTCGAGAGAACTGGGCCTCCTCGGTAGAAGGAGCCCTTCGTCATGACTTGCCAGTGGTCCTCGATACGCATCGGGTCCTTGCCGATGAGGAGTTCGGCGAGCTCGTGGACGGCGGTGCGCACGGTCGCCGCTCTCCCCTCGACGACCGGCTCGCCCCAGCCGACGACGCCGTCGTCGGTCTCCACGCGGCAGAAGAGCCAGCGGGGTGGTACGGCGAAGGTCTCGACGCGTGCGATCTTCAAGAAGGTGCTCCAGGAGATGGCCGCGGGCAGCGCGGCTTCGGATGAGGCCGGGTTGGTTCAGGAGCGACGGGGGCTCCGGAGGACCGCCGTTCAGGACGAGTTCTTCATGACGCTCCATCCGCCGTCCACGACGAGCGACGCGCCGGTCATGAAGGAGGCGTCGTCGCTGAGGAGGAAGCCGATCGTCGATGCGATCTCCTCCGGCCTGCCGAGCCTCTTCGCGGCGGTCTCCTCGGCCGTGGCACGCCGGTCGGCCTCGTCGATGTCCTCCCACGCCTGGGTCAGCACCGGCCCGGGCAGGACGGAGTTGACGCGGACCTGCCCTCCGTACTCCACGGCGAGCTGCCGGGCCAGCCCGGTCAGACCGGCCTTGGCCGCGGCGTACGCGGGGCGCCCGGGCAGCCCCACGAGCGCGTGAACCGACGAGACCAGGACAGCACTGCCGCCGGTGGCGCGCAGATCGTCGAGGCAGGCACGGAAACCCAGGTAGGAGCCGGTGAGCGAGACCGCGAGCTGACGGTTCCACTCCGCCGCATCGATCTCGTCGGCCGCCCCGATCCGTACGGTGCAGGCGTTGCTCACCAACGCGTGGACGGGACCGAACGCCTCACGAGCAGCATGAACCGCCGTCTGCCACGACGATTCCTGGGACACATCGCAGTGCTGGAACAGCGCCCGGCCACCGGCATCACGGATCCCTTCGGCGACCTGCCTGCCGGCGTGCGCATCGATGTCGGCGAGCAGCACACCAGCACCCTCCGAGGCCAGCCGCCGGGCCGTCGCGGCACCGATGCCGGACGCGGCGCCGGTCACCAGGACGCAGCGCCCCTCGAAGCGCCTGCTGTAGGTCGAATGCAGTGGATCCACGAACGGTCTCCAGGTACATGGCAGGTGAACAGATCAACGACATTAAATATTAATTATTGGTTTGCGCCAAGGGTTGCGCGGTGTTCTCATAACCAGCCATCGGCACCGGGACACGCGATCCGCGACCTCGCCGGTCCGTCGAACAGACCCTGACGCAATCTGCCTCAAGATATTGACGGACGCTCAAGCCTGCACCAAAGTGCTCGCGTTGCCGGATTCCAGGCCGTACGAAACTCCGTCGACCGAGTAGGGCGACAGTTTGAGCCGATCGTCACCGAGCTGGCGGACGGCGTCAGTGAGGTCGACGTTGAGGCCCGCGAGATCGGGTGTGTTCCCGTCCTTGATGGCGGTCCGGAACGTCTTTGTGTGGTCGGGTCGTGGGTCCGCAGCCTGACCTGCGCGCGTCCTGACCGCAACGGGGCGGCCGAGGACGTGCCGCATCCCGCGAGGAGCCCCGGCCCGCAACCCCCGCAGCGCGTAGCAGACTCCGTCGGCTGAGGTCAGACACGTCAGTCCTCCAGGCGCAGGGTCGTACGAGGTACGGCCACCAGCTCGGCGGATTCCACTGCGGCTCGGGTCCGGGCAGCGTCCAGGCCTTCGCGTGCCGAACGGTCGACGTAGACGCGGGCTGCACGATCCAGCGGCAGAACCCGGATCTCCATGCCGTGCTGTACGACGGCGTCGGCGAAGCGGCGCAGTCCGATCTCCCAGTCGGGCCCGTACCAGAAGTGGTCGGCGACGAGCTTGCCGTCGATGTAGGCCCTGGCCGCATCCCCGGTGTAGCGCAGTCGCAGCAGCACTTCCCCCTCATCGTCCAGGACGGTTGCCGGGATGGTGAGGTGGTGGACGGCGGCCTTCTCGAAGTCCTCGTCACGCGGCGCGGAGGCCCGCTGGTGGGAACCGCCGGTGCGGGCGGACGGAGCGACGGCCTGTGTCTGCAAGGCTTCGACGGCGGGCTGCGGCAGCCGCGGGGCGGGGCTCAGCGACCAACGCGCGAAGGTGCCGTCCGGCACGGGCCGACCTGCTTCTGCACCGTGCAGGGAAGCCGGAGCGGGCAGCAGGGCGATGGATGGTGTCGGCGAGGTGGTGTGCAGGCGCAGTTCGTCTCCGTCGGCGAGCACCAGGTCGTCGCTGAGAACAAGACGGTCTTGTCCGTAGACGTGCAGCCGGTTCAGCCGAAGCGCCTCGGTGTGGGACAGCACCAGGACGCGTGCGCTGCCGGTGGGACCGTCCAGGGTCAGAAGTGCCCCGGTGCCCGGTTCGGTGACCGTGACGAGTGTGGCGTCGGCGCCGAGCGCCACCTGGGCAGGGCCGGCGACGTCCACATTCGCGGGCAGGGCCAAGGACACCGGGATCCCGTCGGTGGCCGCCAGCACGGTGAGCGGAACGCCGTCCACTTCCAGGCGGGTCACCGGCTGGGCGGTGGCCCAGTCGAGTCGCAGCCCGGCGCCGAGGTCGAGGCCGATCGGCCACACGAAGTGCGCGCCGGTGGGAACGCTGACCGGCTGCGCGGGCAGGGTAACGGTGCGGCCACTGTCCAGGTGAACCCGGAACTGGACGTCCTTGTGGTCGGGCAGCGTCTCGTGCGGCTGATGGTTGTTGACGAAGAGGAAGCCCTGTCCCCCTGCCGAGCGGAAGGCCCAGCGCAACGTGACGCGGTCGTCGAGCGACTCGGGTTCGGCATCAGGTAGCGACATCGGCATCCGGGCCAGTTCCGCGCCGTATGCGTGCAGGAACAGGTGTTGCAGTCGCAGCGCGTGGAAGACGGGCCGGACCTGCCCGTACTCCCCCAGCGGCGCCTGGAAGTCGTAGGTGACCGTCGGCAGGTCGTTGGGGTAGCCGGTGTCGTGGCTCTCCTGGTTGGGTTCCTTGAGGTCCAGGCGCTGCGAGCACCCGTGGTAGAGGTAGTAGCCCTGCCAGACCGAGCCACTGCCCAGCTTGGCCAGCGCCAGCGAGGTGATGTCCTGGCTGGGCACGGTCGGGCGGCGGTGGTAGGCGATGGCCATGCCGCCGCCCAACTCGCATGTGGCGTACGGGTAGCGGCGATCATCCGGACCGCTTCCGGTCGGCGCCGAGGAGCGCAGATCGGCGCCGATGGCGTGGTCGTCGCGGATCGGCGTGAAGAAGTAGTGGCGCCGCATCTCCCGCGTCCACCCGTCGTACGCATCCTCCCAGAACGCCTCCGGGTACCCGCCGTACAACGGCAGCAGGTTGTCGCGCGGGATGTCCGCCGCGCCCCAGCCGGTTGCCGTCCACAGCGGTGCTCGCATGCCGGCGCTCTCGGCCATGCTTCGCAGGGTGGCCAGGTGTGCCGGCTGGTCGTAGAGCTCGTTCTCCACCTGGACAGCCACGATCGGCCCGCCGTCCTCGTGGAAGAGGCCGCGCAGCTCGTGGGAGATACGGCGGTAGTAGGGCTCGACCAGCGCGAGGTAGGCGGGGTCGTCGGTGCGCACAGCGCAGCCGGTCTCCTCGAGCCAGTCCGGGAACCCCCCGTTACGGCATTCACCGTGCGACCAGGGCCCGATCCGCATTGCCACGACCAGACC includes these proteins:
- a CDS encoding SMP-30/gluconolactonase/LRE family protein; translated protein: MTAYDVPAVGRPDGMTVDTAGRLWSAIWGAGQIRCYAPDVTLLLAVPVPAVQPSSVCLTGEHLLVTTAAIGLEEPEPLDGAVLIARCDAIAPAVSPASSVFADRVF
- a CDS encoding sugar kinase, whose protein sequence is MNSPAVEVLTFGEAMLSLQTDGPLGADGTARTTVAGAEFNVAVGVARLGHRVSWAGRTGRDEPGRLILRTLRGEGVGTSHATTDPEAPTGAMLRERRVADLARVHYWRSGSAASRQRPEDLTPALEAGARILHLTGITCALGEGPLAAVRSAAEYAAEHGWTVTLDVNHRTRLWSHEAATTALHLLLPYVDVVIASDDELPLLSAAPGTSPERGEADLIADLFGAGIGEVVVKRGADGADLYLPGAVPVHAAARPVPVTDTVGAGDAFCAGYLSGLIDALDPDARLQRATTTAAFAVASSGDWEGLPHRDELALLDAAPGSAIR
- a CDS encoding bifunctional 4-hydroxy-2-oxoglutarate aldolase/2-dehydro-3-deoxy-phosphogluconate aldolase encodes the protein MQTDEFTTRLRRDRLVAIVRGRDAEASMRTVLALAEEGIGLIEVSLNTVDALTVISRAANAVDPSIAIGAGTVVTADDARRAQEAGATWIVTPALGGGFEEAVARHLPVLAGALTPSEAVAVSTGGASAVKLFPASLGGPAYLRALRDPFPDLPFVPVGGVDAQAAAEYFAAGAVAVGVGSPLAGDAPHGGDLAALRKRAKDFLSVCRTEARS
- the dgoD gene encoding galactonate dehydratase, producing MKIARVETFAVPPRWLFCRVETDDGVVGWGEPVVEGRAATVRTAVHELAELLIGKDPMRIEDHWQVMTKGSFYRGGPVLSSAVAGLDQALWDIAGKTLGVPVHVLLGGPVRERVRAYSWVGGDEPEEIADAVQAQVEAGFTAVKMNASGRMNRIASTRDIDAVVQRAATAREVLGPDRDFAMDFHGRFNVANSRRVLPHLAPLNPLFVEEPLLPEHTHRLRDVVEATPIPVATGERLYSRTDALPALQAGIAVLQPDLSHAGGISEVRRMAALAETFDVLVAPHCPLGPLSLAASLQIAFSVPNFLIQEQSIGIHYNAGAEVLDYVVDREVFRFDEGHLNRPTRPGLGIEVDEGVVRAADGRTPDWRGPIWRHPDGSFAEW
- a CDS encoding SDR family NAD(P)-dependent oxidoreductase — encoded protein: MDPLHSTYSRRFEGRCVLVTGAASGIGAATARRLASEGAGVLLADIDAHAGRQVAEGIRDAGGRALFQHCDVSQESSWQTAVHAAREAFGPVHALVSNACTVRIGAADEIDAAEWNRQLAVSLTGSYLGFRACLDDLRATGGSAVLVSSVHALVGLPGRPAYAAAKAGLTGLARQLAVEYGGQVRVNSVLPGPVLTQAWEDIDEADRRATAEETAAKRLGRPEEIASTIGFLLSDDASFMTGASLVVDGGWSVMKNSS
- a CDS encoding beta-galactosidase, which encodes MLSLQVRAPSVPLTGHLPMGSPASTPHSVMVDSRSLFRDGHPWIPVMGEFHFSRYPAVEWREELLKIKAGGVDLVATYLFWNQHENEAGVFCFDGDLDVRRFVTLCHEVGLVVAMRIGPWSHGECRNGGFPDWLEETGCAVRTDDPAYLALVEPYYRRISHELRGLFHEDGGPIVAVQVENELYDQPAHLATLRSMAESAGMRAPLWTATGWGAADIPRDNLLPLYGGYPEAFWEDAYDGWTREMRRHYFFTPIRDDHAIGADLRSSAPTGSGPDDRRYPYATCELGGGMAIAYHRRPTVPSQDITSLALAKLGSGSVWQGYYLYHGCSQRLDLKEPNQESHDTGYPNDLPTVTYDFQAPLGEYGQVRPVFHALRLQHLFLHAYGAELARMPMSLPDAEPESLDDRVTLRWAFRSAGGQGFLFVNNHQPHETLPDHKDVQFRVHLDSGRTVTLPAQPVSVPTGAHFVWPIGLDLGAGLRLDWATAQPVTRLEVDGVPLTVLAATDGIPVSLALPANVDVAGPAQVALGADATLVTVTEPGTGALLTLDGPTGSARVLVLSHTEALRLNRLHVYGQDRLVLSDDLVLADGDELRLHTTSPTPSIALLPAPASLHGAEAGRPVPDGTFARWSLSPAPRLPQPAVEALQTQAVAPSARTGGSHQRASAPRDEDFEKAAVHHLTIPATVLDDEGEVLLRLRYTGDAARAYIDGKLVADHFWYGPDWEIGLRRFADAVVQHGMEIRVLPLDRAARVYVDRSAREGLDAARTRAAVESAELVAVPRTTLRLED